Proteins encoded together in one Chitinophaga sp. LS1 window:
- a CDS encoding RagB/SusD family nutrient uptake outer membrane protein, producing the protein MQQYITRLKWTSMALVLWVLAGSCSKELEQRPVSTADRDAIFGNEAGLKLYANSFYDVLPAMGDVFRGDAMADYSAVNAVPDFLRDGAYNSRVQAEIDNWKWTKLRNINYFLANNTNPAVGQTIRENYSGLARFFRAWFYFDKVKRYGDVPWIGTPLGIADSSLYAARDSRKLVMDSIIADLDYAAAHISLNTDATASQITKYTAYALKSRVCLFEGTFRKYHTSLGLTADAPALLQAAADAAKVVMDQGGFSLNQAGGTSGSYRQLFISASPVTTEVMLSNVASSTLAVFNDANWYYTSATYGVRLSLTRKFINTYLNIDGTPFTSVSGYETKPFVEETKNRDLRLSQTIRMGSYTRTDNGKTVAAPPVFSYTYTGYMPKKWCLDDTYYDGGSNNTNSICIMRYAEILLNYAEAKAELGTLTDADWAGTVGALRARAGITSGIATKPTVADQYLVTNYFNKGGDPTDPSILEIRRERGIELVLEGFRFYDLVRWNDGELLVQQWNGMYVPALDVPMDLNGDGVNDVCFYQTLPATQVSGVTYISVAPTVNGVTNPTQLSHGTYGEIKWLDNISRVTWADFRYLYPLPYTELQLNTKLVQNVGWENL; encoded by the coding sequence ATGCAACAATATATTACCCGGTTGAAATGGACCTCGATGGCGCTGGTGTTGTGGGTACTGGCAGGCAGCTGTTCGAAAGAACTGGAACAGCGTCCTGTATCCACTGCAGACAGAGATGCGATCTTCGGAAACGAAGCCGGTCTGAAATTATACGCCAACTCATTTTACGATGTACTGCCTGCTATGGGCGATGTGTTCAGAGGCGATGCGATGGCCGATTACAGTGCGGTGAATGCCGTTCCTGATTTTCTTCGTGACGGTGCTTACAACTCCCGTGTACAGGCAGAAATTGACAACTGGAAATGGACCAAGCTGCGTAACATCAACTATTTCCTCGCGAACAATACCAACCCTGCAGTAGGGCAGACGATTCGTGAAAACTATAGTGGTCTGGCACGTTTTTTCCGTGCCTGGTTCTACTTTGATAAAGTAAAACGTTATGGTGATGTGCCCTGGATCGGTACCCCATTGGGTATTGCAGACAGTTCACTGTATGCAGCACGCGACAGCCGTAAACTGGTGATGGATTCTATCATTGCTGACCTGGATTATGCAGCCGCGCATATCTCGCTGAATACTGATGCAACAGCCAGCCAGATCACGAAGTATACAGCATATGCATTGAAATCACGTGTATGTCTTTTTGAAGGTACTTTCAGAAAATACCATACTTCCCTGGGGCTGACAGCAGATGCGCCGGCTTTATTACAGGCAGCGGCAGATGCGGCTAAGGTAGTGATGGATCAGGGTGGTTTTAGCCTGAACCAGGCAGGAGGCACCAGTGGATCTTACCGTCAGCTGTTCATCAGTGCATCGCCTGTTACGACAGAAGTAATGTTGTCTAACGTAGCCAGCAGCACCCTGGCTGTCTTCAACGATGCAAACTGGTATTACACCAGTGCTACATATGGTGTGCGCCTGAGTTTAACACGTAAGTTTATCAACACTTACCTGAACATTGATGGAACGCCTTTCACCAGTGTGAGCGGTTATGAAACCAAACCATTTGTAGAAGAAACGAAGAACAGAGACCTGCGTTTGTCACAGACTATTCGCATGGGAAGTTACACCCGTACCGATAATGGAAAAACTGTTGCTGCTCCGCCGGTATTTTCTTATACTTACACCGGGTATATGCCTAAAAAATGGTGTCTGGATGATACCTATTATGACGGAGGGTCCAACAATACGAATTCCATTTGTATCATGCGTTATGCAGAAATACTGTTGAACTATGCGGAAGCCAAAGCTGAACTTGGTACACTGACTGATGCCGATTGGGCAGGTACAGTAGGTGCGCTGAGAGCGAGAGCTGGTATTACCAGTGGTATTGCTACAAAACCAACCGTGGCAGATCAGTATTTAGTTACTAACTATTTTAACAAAGGTGGTGATCCTACCGATCCTTCTATCCTGGAGATCAGAAGAGAGCGTGGTATAGAGCTGGTGCTGGAAGGTTTCCGTTTCTATGACCTGGTAAGATGGAATGATGGTGAACTGCTGGTACAGCAATGGAATGGTATGTATGTACCAGCGCTGGATGTGCCAATGGACCTGAACGGGGATGGGGTGAACGATGTATGTTTCTACCAGACATTGCCTGCTACACAGGTGAGTGGTGTGACCTACATTAGCGTAGCGCCTACCGTGAACGGGGTAACGAATCCTACACAGTTATCTCATGGTACGTATGGAGAGATCAAGTGGCTGGATAACATTTCCAGAGTCACCTGGGCAGACTTCCGCTACCTGTACCCATTACCATACACAGAACTGCAGCTGAACACCAAGCTGGTGCAGAATGTAGGATGGGAGAATTTGTAA
- a CDS encoding tetratricopeptide repeat protein yields the protein MKHLFTILLLCSLSTTSILAQNYKQEFEKLCEQGDTAKQKKLLEKWEKSRPNDAELYIAYFNFYVSRSKTEIVTKVSHPDADTKPKAKKQTGYTSEIGYRADPLGKGFKYINAGIAKYPDRLDMRFGKVYMLGETYKYAALTQELVNVLNYSTTIQNKWKWTDNKLLDKPEDFMLSAIQEYVATIYNSGKSQADNMKEIAETVLKYYPKHVESLSDLGIVYTMKGDLNMALRYFLKATAIEPKDFIVLNNIANIYNKKKDTTNAVKYYEQALKFGDTEAKELAGKELKRLARKPAATNTAAKAKTTAPAKKSAATSTNKKAPKKKS from the coding sequence ATGAAACATTTATTTACAATTCTTCTATTATGCTCTTTGTCCACCACTTCCATTCTGGCCCAGAATTACAAACAGGAGTTCGAAAAATTATGTGAACAGGGGGATACGGCGAAACAAAAGAAATTGTTAGAAAAGTGGGAAAAAAGCCGTCCAAACGATGCAGAATTGTATATTGCCTATTTCAATTTCTACGTAAGCAGAAGTAAAACTGAAATTGTTACCAAAGTAAGCCACCCCGACGCTGATACAAAACCCAAAGCCAAAAAGCAAACAGGATATACCAGCGAAATCGGTTACAGGGCTGACCCCCTCGGTAAAGGTTTCAAATACATCAACGCCGGCATCGCCAAATACCCCGACCGCCTCGATATGCGCTTCGGTAAAGTATATATGCTGGGCGAAACGTATAAATATGCTGCCCTCACGCAGGAACTGGTCAATGTATTAAATTACTCCACCACCATCCAGAACAAATGGAAATGGACTGACAACAAATTGCTGGACAAACCTGAAGATTTCATGCTCAGCGCTATCCAGGAATACGTAGCCACCATCTACAACTCCGGCAAAAGCCAGGCTGATAACATGAAGGAAATCGCCGAAACCGTACTGAAATACTATCCTAAACATGTGGAAAGTCTGTCAGATCTCGGTATCGTCTATACCATGAAAGGAGATCTCAATATGGCACTGAGATACTTCCTGAAGGCAACTGCAATAGAGCCGAAAGACTTTATCGTACTCAACAACATCGCGAACATCTACAATAAAAAGAAAGATACCACCAATGCCGTGAAGTACTACGAACAGGCATTGAAATTTGGGGACACAGAAGCAAAAGAACTCGCTGGTAAAGAACTGAAAAGATTAGCGAGAAAACCAGCTGCTACTAATACTGCTGCAAAAGCAAAAACAACTGCTCCAGCAAAAAAATCAGCCGCCACCTCCACAAACAAAAAGGCCCCTAAGAAAAAATCTTAA
- the dinB gene encoding DNA polymerase IV, with translation MEQEANKKRKIIHIDMDAFYASVEQRDHPEYRGKPVIVGGSPNSRGVVATASYEARKFGVRSAMSSRRAVQLCPEGIFVYPRFDVYKEVSRHIREIFSRYTDLIEPLSLDEAYLDVSVDKQGIGSAIEIARLIKQAIKDELHLTASAGVSINKFVAKIASDMNKPDGLTFIGPSQINNFMEQLPVEKFHGVGKVTAEKMKKMGLHTGADLKRLSENEIKQYFGKPGAFYFRIVRGIDEREVQPHRETKSAGAEDTFPVDLTEVEEMNRELERIGTLVTTRLKRHNLKGRTITLKVKYSDFKQITRNQSLSFATDDLEIIVRTAQQLLAAVDHEDKPIRLLGISLSNFGEIIHINGNSSNSTQLSLFD, from the coding sequence ATGGAACAGGAAGCAAATAAAAAAAGAAAGATCATTCATATCGATATGGATGCTTTCTATGCTTCCGTAGAGCAGCGGGATCATCCTGAATACCGCGGCAAACCTGTTATCGTAGGAGGCTCCCCCAATAGCCGCGGGGTAGTTGCCACAGCCTCTTACGAAGCCCGTAAATTCGGCGTCCGTTCTGCCATGTCTTCGAGAAGAGCGGTACAACTTTGTCCGGAAGGGATTTTTGTTTATCCAAGATTTGATGTGTATAAAGAAGTGTCCAGGCATATCCGGGAAATTTTCAGCCGGTATACAGACCTGATAGAACCTTTGTCATTAGATGAGGCCTATCTGGATGTGAGTGTGGATAAACAGGGGATTGGGTCAGCGATTGAGATTGCCAGACTCATCAAACAGGCTATTAAAGATGAGCTGCACCTCACAGCATCCGCCGGCGTATCTATCAATAAATTCGTGGCTAAGATTGCATCAGACATGAATAAACCGGATGGCTTAACTTTTATCGGACCTTCACAGATCAATAACTTCATGGAACAATTACCTGTTGAAAAGTTTCATGGAGTAGGGAAAGTGACAGCAGAGAAAATGAAGAAAATGGGATTGCATACCGGTGCAGATCTGAAACGATTATCAGAGAATGAAATCAAGCAGTATTTCGGAAAACCGGGAGCGTTTTATTTCAGGATTGTAAGAGGGATCGATGAAAGAGAAGTACAACCACACAGAGAAACGAAATCAGCAGGCGCAGAAGACACTTTTCCGGTCGATTTAACAGAGGTGGAAGAGATGAACAGGGAGTTGGAAAGAATCGGAACACTGGTCACTACGCGGCTTAAAAGGCACAATTTAAAAGGGCGTACCATTACGCTAAAAGTAAAGTACAGCGATTTTAAGCAAATAACCCGTAATCAGTCATTGTCATTTGCAACAGACGATCTTGAGATTATTGTAAGAACAGCACAACAACTATTAGCAGCAGTAGATCACGAGGACAAACCAATTCGCCTGTTAGGCATCTCTCTTTCAAACTTCGGAGAAATAATACATATCAATGGAAATAGCAGCAATAGCACGCAGCTATCATTATTCGATTAA
- a CDS encoding endonuclease/exonuclease/phosphatase family protein, with translation MKKWFLMMVGFAVMTTAVMAQQFTVGTYNMRNNNRDNGDVERGDGWQQRYPVITSLIRFHGFDIFGTQECLKDQLENIKDSLPGYAYIGVGRDDGKDKGEHSAIFYNTAKFKLLEKGDFWMSTVTDKPNKGWDAVLPRICSWGKFREIKTGFTFFFFNLHMDHIGVVARAESAKLVMSKIKTMAGNTPTILTGDFNVDQNSESYQLINTSGLLKDAYETTALRYALNGTFNAFKPNSKTDSRIDHIFLTKQFKVQKYGILTDTYRSKDADASKTDSGNFPKEVGLEKYTAREPSDHFPVMAVISLK, from the coding sequence ATGAAAAAATGGTTCTTAATGATGGTTGGCTTTGCCGTAATGACCACCGCTGTGATGGCACAGCAATTTACGGTAGGCACTTACAACATGCGCAACAACAACCGTGATAATGGTGATGTAGAGCGCGGCGATGGATGGCAACAACGGTATCCGGTGATCACGTCGTTGATTCGTTTTCATGGGTTTGATATCTTCGGTACACAGGAGTGTCTGAAAGATCAGCTGGAAAATATCAAAGACAGTTTGCCCGGTTATGCTTACATCGGTGTAGGTCGTGATGATGGAAAAGATAAAGGAGAACATTCTGCTATCTTCTATAATACCGCGAAATTTAAACTGCTGGAAAAGGGAGATTTCTGGATGTCTACAGTGACAGACAAGCCTAACAAAGGATGGGATGCTGTGTTGCCAAGAATTTGCTCATGGGGTAAATTCAGGGAAATCAAAACCGGTTTTACTTTCTTCTTCTTCAACCTGCACATGGATCACATTGGTGTAGTAGCGAGAGCAGAGAGTGCAAAGCTGGTGATGTCGAAGATTAAGACAATGGCGGGTAATACACCGACTATCCTGACAGGTGATTTCAACGTAGATCAAAACAGTGAATCTTATCAGCTGATCAATACTTCAGGCTTACTGAAAGATGCATATGAAACCACTGCTTTACGCTATGCGCTGAATGGTACGTTCAATGCTTTCAAACCTAATAGTAAGACTGACAGCCGTATCGATCACATCTTCCTGACCAAACAGTTCAAAGTGCAGAAGTATGGTATTCTGACAGATACTTATCGCAGTAAAGATGCAGATGCATCAAAGACTGATTCCGGCAACTTCCCGAAAGAAGTGGGTTTGGAGAAGTATACTGCGAGAGAGCCATCAGATCACTTTCCTGTAATGGCGGTAATTAGCTTAAAATAA
- a CDS encoding TonB-dependent receptor, whose product MKRWLCILLFTCCVLNTYAQSRIVKGRVTDESGQPIIGATVKVLGTAIGAGTDEKGQFSLNATENPTLVISSIGFLSDTVQVPAQGDVRVAMKSNVSSLNDVVVVGYGTQKKVNLTGAVTQVTGKVLENRPIPNLSQGLQGVIPNLNLTMGDGKPIQSPTYNIRGTTSIGQGGNALVLIDGVEGDPSMLNPSDVASISVLKDASSAAVYGARAAFGVVLITTKTPSKDKVTVTYSSNYSSKKPTTVPDMVSNGYQYATGFSDAWSAWNDYAQTPQNINKTQKFSAAYLAALKEHNDNPALSKTELDGNGNYVYYGNTDWYDLLYKNHTAAMDQNLSVSGSSGKASYYITGRYYGQDGLFRFNSDDYKMYNMRAKGTIQLTPWLQIYNNTEYANRSYHNPLNVGEGGGIFRNMADEAHPTSMLLNPDGTLTYSAAYTVGDFYYGKNGINLYRQMFRNTTGFTANVYKNKLRIIGNITWQNITDDQKRRRVQVPYSAAPGVTAYVGTGYNDLMNSDSSTKYLATNLYAEYETNIGTNHYFKAMAGFNYEQSTGSGFSLTRNGLIYSDANDMNLALGSNISTAGGYEKWAIQGEFFRLNYAFKERYLLEVNGRYDGSSKFPANQRYAFFPSVSGGWRVSKEAFWKVPAKAISDLKVRGSWGSLGNGNINSYAFQEKFAITQSGRVINGVRPQQTGQPSVIPNGLTWETSTTRNIGLDLSALNDHLTFSGDMYTRVTTDMFTVGQTLPAVFGTDVPKGNYADLKTKGWEISLTWRDQFNVAEKPLHYSVTANLADYSATITKYNNTNNKLTDYYAGQKYGEIWGYENDGYWTADNVGKAATTQALFKASTSGQWLPGDIKFKDLNGDGVINNGTNTKGNPGDMKVIGNSTPRYTYGVSVNADWNNFFFGVFFQGVGKQDWWPGNENDVFWGQYNRPYNYMPKSQVGKIWSAENPNTYFPRYRGYVAQNGSGELYAKQTKYLQNVRYLRMKNIQVGYSLPKTLVSRAKLQSAKIYLSAENLFSWSPLYKVTKDLDVESIGRSDMITNPNPTDNAGNGNNYPILKSFTLGLNITL is encoded by the coding sequence ATGAAAAGATGGTTATGCATCCTTCTATTTACATGTTGCGTGCTGAACACATATGCACAGTCGCGTATCGTGAAAGGCCGGGTGACTGACGAAAGCGGGCAACCGATTATTGGTGCAACAGTAAAAGTACTGGGCACTGCTATCGGAGCTGGTACTGACGAGAAAGGTCAATTCAGTCTGAATGCAACAGAAAATCCTACTTTGGTGATCAGTTCAATCGGCTTTTTGTCCGACACCGTACAGGTACCTGCACAGGGTGATGTTCGTGTAGCGATGAAAAGTAATGTATCTTCCCTCAATGACGTAGTTGTAGTGGGATATGGTACACAGAAAAAAGTAAACCTGACAGGTGCTGTAACACAGGTAACTGGCAAGGTGCTGGAAAACCGTCCTATTCCAAACCTCAGCCAGGGGCTGCAAGGTGTAATCCCTAACCTGAACCTGACTATGGGCGATGGTAAACCTATCCAGTCGCCAACTTACAATATCCGTGGTACAACCTCTATAGGCCAGGGTGGTAATGCACTGGTACTGATCGATGGGGTGGAAGGCGACCCAAGCATGCTGAACCCATCTGATGTAGCCAGCATCAGTGTGCTGAAAGATGCATCTTCCGCAGCGGTATATGGTGCAAGAGCTGCCTTCGGGGTTGTGCTTATCACCACCAAAACACCTTCTAAAGATAAGGTGACCGTGACCTACTCTTCCAACTATTCCAGCAAAAAACCTACTACTGTACCTGATATGGTATCTAACGGATACCAATATGCAACTGGCTTCAGCGATGCATGGTCTGCATGGAACGATTATGCACAGACTCCTCAGAATATCAACAAAACCCAGAAGTTCTCTGCCGCTTACCTGGCAGCGTTGAAAGAACATAACGACAATCCTGCCCTGTCTAAAACAGAGCTGGACGGGAATGGTAACTATGTATATTATGGTAATACTGACTGGTATGATTTATTATATAAGAACCACACTGCCGCAATGGACCAGAATCTCTCTGTTTCTGGTAGCAGCGGTAAGGCTTCTTATTATATTACCGGTCGTTATTATGGTCAGGACGGTCTCTTCCGTTTTAATTCTGACGATTACAAAATGTATAACATGCGTGCCAAGGGTACAATCCAACTGACCCCATGGTTGCAGATATATAATAATACAGAATATGCCAACCGCTCTTACCACAACCCACTGAACGTAGGTGAAGGAGGCGGTATCTTCAGAAACATGGCGGATGAGGCACACCCTACTTCCATGCTGCTGAACCCGGATGGTACCCTGACCTATTCAGCTGCTTATACAGTAGGTGACTTCTATTATGGTAAGAACGGCATCAACCTGTATCGCCAGATGTTCAGAAATACCACTGGTTTTACTGCCAATGTATATAAAAACAAACTGCGCATCATCGGTAACATAACCTGGCAGAACATCACTGACGATCAGAAGAGAAGACGAGTACAGGTTCCTTACAGCGCTGCACCTGGTGTAACTGCTTATGTAGGTACTGGCTATAATGACCTGATGAATTCCGATTCATCTACCAAATACCTCGCTACCAACCTGTATGCAGAGTACGAAACTAACATCGGTACTAACCATTACTTCAAGGCAATGGCGGGTTTCAACTATGAACAGTCTACCGGTAGCGGTTTCTCCCTCACCAGGAATGGTCTGATCTATAGCGATGCAAATGATATGAACCTGGCACTGGGTAGCAATATCTCTACTGCCGGTGGTTATGAGAAATGGGCGATCCAGGGTGAGTTCTTCCGTTTGAACTATGCCTTCAAAGAGCGTTACCTGTTAGAGGTAAATGGTCGTTACGATGGTAGTTCCAAGTTCCCTGCCAACCAGCGTTATGCATTCTTCCCATCTGTATCCGGTGGTTGGAGAGTGTCTAAAGAAGCATTCTGGAAAGTACCTGCGAAAGCGATCTCGGACCTGAAAGTGCGTGGTTCATGGGGCTCACTGGGTAATGGTAACATCAACTCTTATGCATTCCAGGAAAAATTCGCAATCACACAGAGTGGTCGTGTCATCAATGGCGTACGACCTCAGCAAACCGGTCAGCCTTCTGTGATTCCGAATGGGCTGACATGGGAAACATCTACCACCCGCAACATTGGTCTGGATTTGTCTGCACTGAATGATCACCTGACCTTCAGCGGTGATATGTATACCCGTGTAACGACCGACATGTTTACCGTAGGGCAGACACTGCCTGCTGTATTCGGTACAGATGTTCCAAAAGGTAACTATGCTGACCTGAAAACGAAAGGATGGGAAATTTCCCTGACCTGGAGAGATCAATTCAATGTAGCAGAGAAACCACTTCACTATTCAGTTACAGCTAATCTCGCTGACTATTCTGCAACGATCACTAAATACAATAACACTAACAATAAGCTGACTGACTACTACGCTGGTCAGAAGTATGGTGAGATCTGGGGTTATGAAAACGACGGTTACTGGACTGCGGACAATGTAGGTAAGGCTGCCACCACACAGGCGCTGTTCAAAGCATCAACCAGTGGTCAGTGGCTACCGGGTGATATCAAATTCAAAGACCTGAATGGGGATGGTGTGATCAACAATGGTACAAACACTAAAGGTAATCCTGGTGATATGAAAGTGATTGGTAACTCTACTCCACGCTATACTTATGGTGTAAGTGTGAATGCAGACTGGAACAATTTCTTCTTTGGAGTATTCTTCCAGGGTGTAGGAAAACAAGACTGGTGGCCTGGTAACGAGAACGATGTATTCTGGGGTCAGTACAACAGACCTTACAACTACATGCCTAAATCACAGGTAGGCAAGATCTGGTCAGCAGAGAATCCAAATACTTACTTCCCACGCTATCGTGGTTATGTAGCACAGAATGGTTCAGGTGAACTGTATGCTAAGCAGACGAAGTACCTGCAGAATGTAAGATACCTGCGTATGAAGAATATACAGGTGGGTTATAGTCTGCCAAAGACACTTGTGTCAAGAGCAAAACTGCAGAGTGCAAAAATATACCTGTCAGCAGAGAACCTGTTCTCCTGGTCTCCGCTGTACAAGGTTACCAAAGATCTGGATGTAGAAAGCATTGGTCGTTCCGACATGATCACCAACCCGAATCCTACAGACAACGCGGGTAACGGTAACAACTATCCGATTCTGAAGAGCTTCACATTAGGTTTAAACATTACCCTGTAA
- a CDS encoding MarR family winged helix-turn-helix transcriptional regulator, producing MSKTYEVAASLRSTVTRLTRQLRKQNISSAFSNAELLTMGLLDQHGSMLPSALADLERISAQAISQIINRLVETGVVARTSDESDKRKVLISLTASGKQYLDENRRIKEEWLVKAMDNLFSTEELVLIEAFLPLLQRLAEYNG from the coding sequence ATGTCTAAAACCTATGAGGTAGCTGCCTCCTTGCGCAGCACCGTCACTCGCCTCACCAGGCAACTGCGAAAACAAAACATCTCCTCCGCATTCTCCAATGCCGAGCTCCTCACCATGGGCTTATTGGACCAACACGGTAGCATGCTCCCATCTGCCCTCGCAGACCTGGAACGCATCTCTGCTCAGGCTATTTCACAGATTATCAATAGATTAGTTGAAACAGGCGTCGTAGCACGCACCTCCGACGAGTCAGATAAAAGAAAAGTCCTCATCTCCCTCACTGCAAGCGGTAAACAATACCTCGACGAAAACCGCCGGATTAAGGAAGAATGGCTCGTAAAAGCAATGGACAACCTCTTCTCCACAGAAGAGCTTGTACTCATCGAAGCATTCCTCCCGCTCCTCCAGCGATTAGCCGAATACAACGGATAA
- a CDS encoding GH92 family glycosyl hydrolase, whose product MRPAVLIPLLLLCCCRPAAPAGNEQYIDPTIGNISPLLQTTKPQLHRPNQMIRVYPIRKDYTDDQITAFPLQVVGHNAGEVFCIKPVTDSTGWERKQLYDHEQEEIHPWYYRNWLVEDQIQVEYAPGRKCGMYRFTYPAHAVHRVLLSPVDNWVLNGNGEIMGTSLYHGDTKVYLYGQFDTPYDASLTFKDSIVSLRYAISYISVAAAKVSFEQELAGKGFNEIKKTAEAAWHRVMNQISVEGGTAAQRRSFFTALYRCHERMVNISEEGAYYSGFDKQVHADVRPFYVDDATWDTYQAMHPLRMILHPHQEEDMLASYVRMYEQGGWMPTFPRVYGDHPCMNGFHSTIVFLDAYRKGLHIPDMEKAYEGMKKNALQATMLPWRNGGLTPLDIFYAQHGYYPALKPGAKETVAAVDTFEKRQAVAVTLGHSYDDWALGELAKELKHADDAAFFNVRSRAYLNLWNGEKGFFMPKDEQGEWIDIDPGWDGGSGGRDYYDENNGWTYQWQVAFNIPALIEMMGGKQGFERRLDTLFHADLGRQRYQFWAKFPDATGLVGQFSMGNEPGFHIPYLYNYIGKGWKTQRMIRSLLDIWFKDNEFGIPGDEDGGGMSAFVVFSSMGFYPVTAGEPVYTIGSPVFSKVVVHLENGKDFTMVAHNCSVVNKYVQGVKMNGNERKDLFFTHEELMAGGVLELEMGDKPHF is encoded by the coding sequence GTGCGACCTGCTGTACTTATTCCACTATTACTGCTGTGTTGTTGCCGCCCGGCAGCGCCTGCAGGAAATGAACAATATATAGACCCAACGATTGGTAATATCTCGCCGTTATTACAAACTACTAAACCACAATTGCATCGACCTAACCAGATGATCAGGGTGTATCCTATCCGAAAGGATTATACCGATGATCAGATCACAGCATTTCCCTTACAGGTAGTAGGGCATAATGCAGGAGAAGTATTTTGTATAAAACCTGTGACAGATAGTACGGGATGGGAAAGGAAACAGCTGTATGATCATGAGCAGGAAGAGATTCATCCATGGTATTATCGTAACTGGCTGGTCGAAGATCAGATACAGGTAGAATATGCACCCGGTCGAAAATGCGGTATGTACAGGTTTACGTATCCTGCACATGCTGTGCATCGCGTATTGTTATCGCCTGTAGATAACTGGGTACTGAATGGCAATGGAGAGATTATGGGAACGAGTTTATATCATGGTGATACAAAAGTGTATTTATATGGGCAGTTTGACACGCCTTATGATGCTTCTTTAACTTTTAAAGATAGTATTGTGTCATTGCGATATGCCATTTCTTATATCAGTGTAGCTGCTGCGAAAGTGAGCTTTGAACAGGAGTTGGCCGGGAAAGGATTTAATGAAATCAAAAAAACGGCGGAGGCAGCATGGCACCGTGTGATGAATCAGATCAGTGTAGAAGGTGGTACAGCAGCACAGCGGCGATCGTTTTTTACAGCGTTGTACAGGTGTCATGAGCGCATGGTGAATATCAGTGAAGAAGGTGCTTATTACAGTGGTTTTGATAAACAGGTGCATGCAGATGTGCGGCCATTTTATGTGGATGATGCAACGTGGGATACTTACCAGGCGATGCATCCATTGAGAATGATATTGCATCCGCACCAGGAAGAAGATATGTTAGCATCTTATGTACGGATGTATGAGCAGGGTGGGTGGATGCCTACGTTTCCGAGAGTATATGGGGATCATCCATGTATGAATGGGTTTCATTCTACGATAGTGTTTTTGGATGCATATAGAAAAGGGTTGCATATTCCGGATATGGAGAAAGCATATGAGGGGATGAAGAAAAATGCATTGCAGGCGACGATGTTGCCGTGGAGAAATGGAGGGCTAACGCCGTTGGATATATTTTATGCGCAGCATGGTTATTATCCGGCATTAAAGCCGGGTGCGAAGGAAACAGTGGCAGCTGTAGATACATTTGAAAAAAGACAGGCAGTGGCGGTAACGTTAGGGCATAGTTATGACGACTGGGCATTGGGTGAACTGGCGAAAGAATTGAAGCATGCCGATGATGCGGCGTTTTTTAATGTGCGGTCAAGGGCTTATTTGAATTTGTGGAATGGGGAGAAAGGATTTTTCATGCCGAAGGATGAACAGGGTGAGTGGATAGATATAGATCCGGGATGGGATGGAGGATCTGGGGGCAGGGATTATTATGATGAGAATAATGGTTGGACGTATCAGTGGCAGGTAGCATTTAATATTCCTGCATTGATTGAGATGATGGGAGGGAAGCAGGGATTTGAGCGAAGGCTGGATACATTGTTTCATGCTGATCTGGGCAGACAGCGATACCAGTTCTGGGCGAAGTTTCCGGATGCGACGGGGTTGGTAGGGCAGTTTTCGATGGGGAATGAGCCGGGATTTCATATTCCTTACTTATATAATTATATAGGAAAGGGGTGGAAAACGCAAAGGATGATACGGTCATTGCTGGATATATGGTTCAAAGACAATGAGTTTGGGATACCGGGAGATGAAGATGGGGGTGGAATGAGTGCATTTGTGGTGTTTTCATCGATGGGTTTTTATCCTGTCACGGCGGGTGAGCCTGTGTATACGATAGGTAGTCCTGTATTTAGTAAAGTGGTGGTGCATTTGGAGAACGGGAAGGATTTTACAATGGTGGCACATAATTGTTCAGTGGTGAACAAATATGTACAGGGGGTGAAGATGAATGGGAATGAGCGGAAGGATTTGTTTTTCACCCATGAGGAGTTGATGGCTGGTGGAGTATTGGAATTAGAGATGGGGGATAAACCGCATTTCTAG